GCACGCGCGCCAGCGCGGGGATGTAATCGGCCACGCGGCCTTCCTGCCCCAGTTCAGGGCGCAGGGTCTGGACGATGTCTTCGAGAATGGATTGGAATGGCATGGCCCGATTGTGCTGGGTGGGGGATCCGATTTCGATTGGTCCAGAATGCGGCGTCAGCACCACCCCTCGCGCCACCCCCTCCATGTCCACCTCCACCCGAACCCGCCGTCCCGCCAGTTCCGCAACGCCTGCCGCGGGCAACCCCGAGGCCACCCTGGGCCTGCACGAACCCGGCCATCTGTTCCGGCGCGCCCATCAGCACTCGGTGTCGTGCTTCAACGAGGTGTTTGGCCGTGCCATCACGCCCTTGCAATACGCCGCGATGCGCATCCTGCAGGAACATCCGGGCATTGACCAGGTGACGCTGGCCGCCGCGATCGCGCTGGACACCTCCACCACGGCCGAGATTGCCGTGCGGCTGGAGCGCGACGGCTGGATCGTGCGCGAAGTCGGCGCGCGCCGCCAGCGTCGCCTGGAGCTGACCGAGGAGGGGCAGCGCGTGATTGCGCAGATGCTGCGTTCCGAAGCCGTGCTGGCCGATCGCATCCTGCATGCCCTCGACGCCGCCGAGCGCGACGTGCTCATGCGGCTGATGCACAAACTGCTGAACCAGCCCCTCATCTGAATCCGGTTGACGGTCGTTTCTGACTTGGCTACATTTCATTCAGTGTACTGAATGAAGTAAGGAGACTGCCATGAGCTGGATACGCAATGCCTGGTATGTGGGGGCCACCTCGGCGGAAGTGGGCGACGCTCCGTTGGGCCGGCGCCTGCTGGGCGAGCGGATGGTTTTCTTTCGCGATGCGCAAGGCCGTGTGCAGGCGGTGGAAGATTTTTGCCCGCACCGGGGTGCTGCACTCTCGCTCGGGCGCGTGTGCAAAGGTGAACTGGTGTGCGGCTACCACGGCCTGGCCATGGGCGGCGATGGCGTGACGCGCTCGATGCCGGGCCAGCGCGTGGGCGCCTTCCCGCGCATCCAGCGCTTTGCCGTGGAGGAGCGGTATGGCTTTGTCTGGGTCTGGGCGGGAGAGGCCGATGGTGCCGACACCTCGGCCATTCCGGTGCTCGAATGGCATGGCAACCCGGCCTGGGCCTATGGCGGCGGCCTCTACCACATCAAGGCCGACTACCGGCTCATGATCGACAACCTGATGGATCTCACGCACGAGACCTATGTGCATGCCACCAGCATCGGCCAGGAGGAAATCGACGAAACGCCGTGCACCACGCGCCGCGAGGGCGCAACGGTGGTCACGAGCCGCTTCATGGAGCGCATTGACGCGCCACCGTTCTGGCGCGATGCCCTGGCGGCCATCGGCGTGCCTGAGGACACCAAAGTGGACCGCTGGCAGATCTGCCGCTT
The sequence above is a segment of the Hydrogenophaga sp. BPS33 genome. Coding sequences within it:
- a CDS encoding MarR family winged helix-turn-helix transcriptional regulator; the protein is MSTSTRTRRPASSATPAAGNPEATLGLHEPGHLFRRAHQHSVSCFNEVFGRAITPLQYAAMRILQEHPGIDQVTLAAAIALDTSTTAEIAVRLERDGWIVREVGARRQRRLELTEEGQRVIAQMLRSEAVLADRILHALDAAERDVLMRLMHKLLNQPLI
- a CDS encoding aromatic ring-hydroxylating oxygenase subunit alpha; the encoded protein is MSWIRNAWYVGATSAEVGDAPLGRRLLGERMVFFRDAQGRVQAVEDFCPHRGAALSLGRVCKGELVCGYHGLAMGGDGVTRSMPGQRVGAFPRIQRFAVEERYGFVWVWAGEADGADTSAIPVLEWHGNPAWAYGGGLYHIKADYRLMIDNLMDLTHETYVHATSIGQEEIDETPCTTRREGATVVTSRFMERIDAPPFWRDALAAIGVPEDTKVDRWQICRFSPPSHVLIEVGVAVAGLGGVDAPDDQKAYSIVTDFITPEADGSMWYFWGMARRFRPQDAALTERIRDGQGRIFAEDMAVLEHQQRNLDDFAQRKLLKLNIDAGGVQSRRMIDELLAKEACAQVV